One stretch of Leadbetterella byssophila DSM 17132 DNA includes these proteins:
- a CDS encoding alpha-L-fucosidase has product MRINILWFFLILAVSCRPSLISTPSPVGPTPSTKQLEWHELETYAFIHFTTNTFTGKEWGYGDESPSIFNPTNTNVDQWVRTLKNTGFKAVILTAKHHDGFCLWPSKYTKHSIAASPYKKGKGDLVKEVAQACKKHGLKFGLYLSPWDRNREDYGSPSYVTYYRNQLKELFENYGPVFEMWFDGANGGDGYYGGAKEKRRIDGKTYYDWPGTISMVRNMEPNILFFSDAGPDIRWVGNERGIAGETNWNTISPDTLYAGKAGIESLLNTGHENGTSWIPAEVDVSIRPGWFYHAEEDGKVKTPEELFDIYLTSVGRGSNLLLNIPPDRRGLLHEKDVEHLEGFHALLKERLGHNYLRKARVKADKSLDKTQRPLYLVDGKKDTFWAAEDKQAEIEISLNKPQELKYITLQEHIALGQRVKSFEVEVNDGNRWVTVGRGTTIGYKRILKIQPITAKKIRIRILDAKGPAVLNEISAS; this is encoded by the coding sequence ATGAGAATAAACATTTTATGGTTCTTCCTTATCCTTGCGGTCTCCTGTAGGCCATCCCTTATCTCCACACCTTCACCTGTAGGCCCTACGCCCTCTACTAAGCAATTGGAGTGGCACGAACTGGAAACCTATGCTTTCATTCATTTTACCACGAACACTTTTACCGGCAAGGAATGGGGATATGGAGACGAATCTCCTTCCATCTTCAATCCTACAAATACCAATGTAGACCAGTGGGTCCGCACCTTAAAGAATACCGGATTTAAGGCGGTAATTCTCACTGCGAAGCACCATGACGGCTTTTGTTTATGGCCAAGTAAATATACCAAACACAGCATTGCGGCGAGTCCTTATAAAAAAGGGAAAGGGGATCTCGTGAAGGAAGTTGCCCAAGCTTGCAAGAAACATGGTCTGAAGTTTGGACTCTATTTATCTCCTTGGGATAGGAACAGGGAGGATTATGGCTCACCTTCTTATGTGACCTATTATAGGAATCAGTTAAAGGAGCTTTTTGAAAACTATGGTCCTGTATTTGAGATGTGGTTTGACGGAGCTAATGGAGGAGACGGTTACTATGGGGGAGCAAAGGAGAAGAGGAGGATAGATGGAAAGACGTATTACGACTGGCCGGGCACTATTTCCATGGTGAGAAACATGGAACCTAATATCTTGTTTTTTAGTGACGCGGGGCCGGACATCCGCTGGGTAGGCAATGAAAGGGGAATAGCGGGGGAGACCAACTGGAACACCATTAGTCCGGACACCTTGTATGCAGGAAAGGCGGGGATAGAAAGTTTATTAAACACGGGTCATGAAAACGGTACTTCTTGGATTCCGGCAGAGGTAGATGTATCCATTCGCCCGGGTTGGTTTTATCATGCGGAAGAAGACGGAAAGGTTAAGACGCCAGAAGAGCTGTTTGACATTTATTTAACGTCTGTAGGTAGAGGTTCCAATCTACTTTTGAACATACCTCCAGATAGAAGAGGTTTGCTTCACGAAAAGGATGTAGAGCATCTGGAAGGATTTCATGCCTTGCTTAAAGAGAGATTGGGACATAATTACCTTAGAAAAGCTAGGGTTAAGGCAGATAAATCTTTGGATAAGACGCAAAGGCCTTTATATCTGGTAGATGGAAAGAAGGATACCTTTTGGGCAGCAGAGGATAAGCAAGCAGAGATTGAAATCTCTTTGAACAAACCTCAGGAATTGAAGTACATAACCTTACAAGAGCATATTGCTTTAGGCCAAAGGGTGAAATCCTTTGAGGTGGAGGTAAACGATGGAAACAGATGGGTAACGGTAGGAAGGGGAACAACTATTGGTTATAAACGTATCCTAAAGATCCAGCCCATTACGGCTAAGAAGATTAGGATACGTATTTTAGATGCCAAAGGTCCGGCGGTATTGAACGAGATTAGCGCGAGCTAA
- a CDS encoding family 16 glycoside hydrolase: MKKILLSLLWWVPLAAQSQIPLNDLSFFNSQSSNWSIVGDVNAPLNQKNTLTTQSGTGVLVCKHDSKEYGDKFDLFTKESYGDIDLSLDFMLGVGSNSGIYLMGRYEVQLFDSWGVKTPKYSDCGGIYQRRDVKTGNQYEGFAPRFNAYKAPGLWNNIQISFQAPRFDANGKKISNAKFIYVKLNGLLIHENVELSGPTGGPIEENEVASSPLRFQGDHGAVAFRNLNITNFNKKPGTISNLSYKTYYGSYMHDADLSKVKMDAQGKTDDITWEVTKNPNDYVFFINGTYTAPEDGEYTFVTQLGGHSYLKIDGQMVQPNVWMRGGTRSVTLNLKKGDHSFEIFNNKRDNWIKPALGFWSAGPGFRLTPHHASSSVIASKPDDPILVKAETPIILRSFMDFDQKKRIVHAVNVGSPDGIHYTYDLDKGAVIQAWKGDFLDTTPMWHDRGDGSSKPLGSLTKFNYDLLLTNGNSWSDTVGTGYKPLGYQLDQNDLPTFRYKIAGTEVEDQVRIVEGKYLDRKIKLSKDAALLARLATGEKIVEIEKNLFSVDDKKYFIKVDKGLDAKIKDGKEIVVRPQSQLIQYSIIF; this comes from the coding sequence ATGAAAAAGATCCTTTTGAGCCTTTTGTGGTGGGTACCACTTGCCGCACAAAGCCAAATCCCCCTCAACGACCTCTCCTTTTTTAATAGTCAAAGTTCTAATTGGAGCATAGTAGGAGATGTTAATGCACCTTTAAACCAGAAAAACACCCTGACTACTCAATCCGGCACCGGTGTACTCGTCTGTAAACACGACAGCAAGGAGTACGGTGACAAATTTGACTTGTTCACCAAAGAATCCTACGGAGACATTGATCTCTCTCTGGATTTTATGCTAGGTGTAGGTTCCAATTCAGGCATCTATCTGATGGGCAGATATGAAGTCCAACTCTTCGATAGCTGGGGTGTCAAAACACCGAAGTACAGCGACTGCGGCGGAATCTACCAAAGGAGAGATGTTAAAACCGGTAATCAGTACGAAGGATTTGCCCCTAGATTCAATGCGTATAAAGCTCCGGGCCTTTGGAACAATATCCAAATCTCCTTCCAGGCCCCAAGGTTTGATGCTAATGGCAAAAAGATAAGTAACGCCAAATTTATCTATGTGAAGCTAAACGGCCTTTTGATTCATGAAAACGTGGAATTGAGTGGTCCCACAGGCGGCCCTATAGAAGAAAATGAAGTGGCATCTTCCCCTTTACGTTTTCAGGGTGACCACGGTGCCGTAGCCTTCCGAAACCTTAACATTACGAATTTCAATAAAAAGCCGGGCACCATCAGTAACCTTAGCTACAAGACTTACTACGGAAGTTATATGCATGACGCTGACCTTTCTAAAGTAAAGATGGATGCCCAAGGTAAAACCGATGATATCACTTGGGAAGTGACTAAAAATCCGAACGACTATGTCTTCTTCATCAACGGTACCTATACTGCACCTGAGGACGGAGAATATACTTTTGTTACTCAATTAGGAGGACACAGCTACCTGAAAATCGATGGACAAATGGTTCAACCTAATGTCTGGATGAGAGGAGGAACCAGAAGCGTTACCTTAAACCTTAAAAAAGGGGATCACAGCTTCGAGATCTTCAATAACAAAAGGGATAACTGGATAAAACCGGCTCTCGGTTTTTGGTCGGCCGGACCAGGCTTCCGCCTAACACCACATCATGCTAGCAGTTCTGTGATAGCCTCCAAACCTGATGATCCTATCCTTGTGAAAGCTGAAACTCCAATCATTCTTCGCAGCTTCATGGATTTTGACCAGAAAAAAAGAATAGTACATGCCGTAAACGTAGGTTCGCCTGACGGAATTCACTATACCTATGATCTGGACAAAGGCGCAGTCATCCAAGCATGGAAAGGGGATTTTCTTGACACTACGCCTATGTGGCACGATAGAGGTGACGGATCTTCCAAACCCTTAGGCTCCCTCACAAAATTCAACTACGACCTCCTTCTAACAAACGGAAACTCTTGGTCAGACACAGTAGGAACAGGGTATAAACCATTGGGTTACCAACTTGATCAGAATGATCTACCTACCTTCCGTTACAAAATAGCCGGTACTGAAGTAGAAGATCAAGTACGTATAGTAGAGGGTAAATACTTAGATAGAAAAATCAAACTATCCAAAGATGCAGCACTTCTAGCCCGCTTAGCTACCGGGGAAAAAATCGTGGAAATTGAGAAGAACCTCTTTTCAGTCGATGATAAAAAGTACTTTATCAAAGTGGACAAAGGCCTGGATGCCAAGATCAAGGACGGCAAGGAAATAGTAGTACGTCCACAAAGCCAACTTATTCAATACTCCATTATTTTTTAA